From Gammaproteobacteria bacterium:
GCTGTACTGCGGCGGGGCGGCCCAGGTCCGTCAAGGCGTCGAGCGCGGCCCTGATCGTACGACCGGTATACAGGACATCATCGACGAGCACGACCGTCCATCCACTGATGTCGAGCGGCATCGCGGTACGGAACAGCGACGCCCTTGGGCGTGCGGCGAGATCGTCGCGGTACAGGCCGATTCCAAGCGTGCCCACGG
This genomic window contains:
- the pyrR gene encoding bifunctional pyr operon transcriptional regulator/uracil phosphoribosyltransferase PyrR; this encodes VGTLGIGLYRDDLAARPRASLFRTAMPLDISGWTVVLVDDVLYTGRTIRAALDALTDLGRPAAVQLAVLIDRGHRQIPIRADYVGKNLPTSEDQRVTVRLSEIDGEDGVWIEGGP